Part of the Virgibacillus natechei genome is shown below.
ACTCACGCATAAGCGTCGACTATCCGCACTTGGACCTGGTGGCTTGACACGTGAACGTGCAGGTTTTGAAGTACGTGACGTTCACTATTCGCATTATGGGCGTATGTGTCCAATCGAAACGCCAGAAGGACCGAATATCGGGTTGATCAACTCGTTATCAAGCTATGCAAAAGTAAATAAATTTGGTTTTATTGAAACACCTTATCGTCGTGTTGATCCGGAATCTGGTAAAGTCACCGCCCAAATCGACTATTTGACAGCAGATGAGGAAGATAATTATATCGTTGCACAGGCAAATGCGAAGTTGAATGAAGATGGTGGGTTTACGGATGCGGAAGTGATTGCGCGTTTCCGTGGTGAAAACACTGTTGTTCCCCGCAGTCAGCTTGATTACATGGATGTATCGCCAAAACAGGTTGTATCGTCGGCGACGGCATGTATTCCATTCCTGGAGAACGATGACTCGAACCGAGCATTGATGGGTGCGAACATGCAACGTCAAGCAGTTCCGCTAATGAACCCGGAATCGCCAATTGTTGGCACTGGTATGGAATATGTGAACGGGAAAGATTCAGGTGCTGCAATTATTTGTCAGAACGATGGTATTGTAGAACGTGTTGAAGCGAAAGAGGTTCAGGTTCGACGTATATCTGAAGTTGATGGAAAAGAAGTGCAGGGCGATGTGGATCGCTACAGTCTTCAAAAATACATTCGTTCCAACCAAGGAACAAGTTACAATCAGCGCCCAATCGTCAGTCAGGGTGACCGCGTAACAAAAGGTGAAATCCTTGCTGATGGCCCTTCTATGGAAAATGGTGAACTGGCACTTGGTCGTAATGTGCTGGTCGGCTTCATGACATGGGAAGGTTATAACTATGAGGATGCTATCATATTTAGCGAGCGACTCGTTAAAGATGACGATTTCACATCTATTCATATTGAAGAATATGAAGCAGAATCCCGTGATACAAAACTTGGTCCAGAAGAAATAACGAGAGATATTCCAAACGTTGGTGAAGATGCGCTAAAGGATCTAGATGAAGAAGGAATTATCCGCGTTGGTGCTGAAGTAACAGATGGTGATATTTTGGTAGGTAAAGTAACGCCAAAAGGGGTAACTGAATTATCTGCTGAAGAACGGCTGTTACATGCAATCTTTGGAGAGAAGGCTCGTGAAGTTCGCGATACGTCGCTTAAAGTACCGAACGGATCAGGTGGAATTGTATTAGACGTTAAAATATTCAATCGGGAAGATGGAGACGAATTGTCCCCTGGCGTTAATAAACTGGTTCGTGTGTATATCGTACAGAAACGTAAAATTTCCGAAGGCGACAAAATGGCTGGTCGTCACGGTAATAAAGGTGTAATATCAAAAATATTACCAGAAGAAGACATGCCATTTATGCCTGATGGTACTCCAATCGATGTAATGCTTAATCCGCTAGGTGTTCCATCACGAATGAACATCGGACAGGTATTTGAAATGCACCTGGGTATGGCAGCTAGAGAACTGGGTATCCATGTAGCGACACCAGTGTTTGATGGGGCAAACGAGCAAGACGTTTGGGATACCTTGGAAGAAGCCGGAATGCCAAGAGATGCTAAGACAATCCTTTATGATGGAAGAACGGGAGAATCACTTGATAACCGTGTATCCGTTGGTGTCATGTATATGATTAAACTAGCACATATGGTTGATGACAAATTACACGCACGCTCCACTGGCCCTTATTCATTGGTTACGCAGCAGCCACTTGGTGGTAAAGCGCAATTCGGTGGACAGCGCTTTGGAGAAATGGAAGTTTGGGCACTTGAAGCATATGGAGCAGCATACACACTTCAGGAGATATTAACCGTTAAATCAGATGACGTCGTTGGCCGTGTGAAAACGTACGAATCCATTGTTAAAGGTGATAATGTTTCGGATCCGGGAATTCCGGAATCATTCAAGGTACTGATCAAAGAACTTCAAAGCCTTGGAATGGATGTCAAAATGCTCTCAAGTGACGAAGAAGAAATTGATATGCGTGAGCTAGAAGAAGAAGAAACACAAGCTGCAAGTAAACTTAACTTGGAAGTTGGAGAAAATTAGTTCACTGGATAGTTGACTCTAGGGCGGGTCAACGTCCAGTTAAATAAATGAGTTAGGTAATCAGATGGGAAACTTAGCGTTCGCCAAGCCTTTCGGTGAATTGCCAAAGCCCGCACTTATGCGACTAGGGAAGCTTTATATTTTCCTAGTCGCTAAAATAGGACACTAAAAGGGAGGTACGCCCCTTGCTAGATGTAAATAACTTTGAGTATATGAAAATAGGTTTAGCTTCATCTGAAAAGATTCGCTCTTGGTCTTACGGCGAGGTTAAAAAGCCAGAAACGATTAATTATCGTACATTGAAACCAGAAAAAGATGGTTTGTTTTGTGAACGGATTTTCGGCCCGCAAAAAGATTGGGAATGTCATTGCGGTAAGTACAAACGCGTACGGTATAAAGGTGTTGTCTGTGATCGTTGTGGAGTTGAAGTAACAAAAGCTAAAGTTCGCCGTGAACGCATGGGACACCTTGAGTTAGCTGCTCCTGTATCACATATTTGGTATTTTAAAGGTATCCCTAGCCGAATGGGACTTGTATTAGACATGTCTCCGAGAGCTTTGGAAGAAGTTATTTATTTTGCTGCATATATCGTTACAGATTCAGGAGACACTCCTTTAGAAAAGAAACAGCTGCTATCAGAAAAAGAATACCGAACCTATTATGATAAGTATGGGAAATCTTTTAAAGCTGGAATGGGTGCCGAAGCCATCCGCAGGCTTCTTCAAGACATTGATCTTGAAAAAGAAGTTGAAGGGTTAAGAGAAGAATTAAAAACAGCGCAAGGACAACGTAGAACACGTGCAATCAAACGCTTAGAAGTAATCGAGTCATTTCGTCATTCAGGAAACGATACATCTTGGATGGTATTGGACGTATTGCCGATCATTCCACCGGAAATACGACCAATGGTACAGCTTGACGGGGGACGTTTTGCTACATCCGACCTAAATGATTTATATAGACGCGTTATCAACCGTAACAACCGTTTGAAGCGTTTGTTGGATCTTGGGGCACCAAGCATTATCGTACAAAATGAAAAACGAATGCTTCAAGAAGCAGTAGACGCCTTGATTGACAATGGCCGTCGTGGCCGTCCAGTTACAGGTCCTGGTAACCGACCACTTAAATCCTTGTCTCACATGTTAAAAGGGAAACAAGGACGTTTTCGTCAGAACTTATTAGGAAAACGTGTTGATTATTCTGGACGTTCCGTTATCGTGGTAGGACCTAACCTAAAGATGTATCAATGTGGTCTACCTAGGGAGATGGCGTTGGAGCTATTTAAGCCATTTGTTATGAGAGAATTAGTAGCAAAAGGAATTGCTCATAACATCAAATCGGCCAAACGTAAGGTAGAACGCGTGCATCCGGATGTTTGGGATGTATTAGAAGAAGTAATCAAAGAACATCCTGTATTGCTTAACCGTGCACCAACATTGCACCGATTAGGCATTCAGGCATTTGAACCAGTATTAGTTGAGGGTCGTGCCATTCGTTTACACCCATTAGTATGTACGGCATATAATGCTGACTTTGATGGTGACCAAATGGCCGTTCACGTTCCGTTATCAGCAGAAGCTCAAGCAGAAGCGCGCATCTTAATGCTTGCAGCGCAAAACATTCTAAATCCGAAAGATGGAAAACCAGTTGTTACCCCATCACAGGATATGGTACTAGGTAACTATTACTTGACGCTGGAACGAGAGGGTGCAGTTGGTGAAGGAAGTGTGTTTAACAACGTTGATGAGGCATTGCTTTCCTATCAAAACGGGTATGTGCATTTACACACTAGAGTAGCGGTTCATGCATCTGGCTTGAAGAACAACACGCTAACGGAAAAGCAGCATAATCAATTGTTGTTAACAACAGTAGGTAAACTGATTTTTAATGAAATTTTACCAGAGTCGTTCCCATATATTAATGAACCGACAAATAGTAACCTTGAGATTAAAACCCCTGAGAATTACTTTGTGGACTATGGAACGAACATTAAAGAAGAAATTAAAAACCGCGATCTTATTGGTCCCTTTAAGAAAGGTATTTTGGGTGATATTATTGCTGAAGTCTTCAAGCGGTTTAAAATTAGTGAAACATCAAAAATGCTTGACCGCATGAAAGACCTAGGATTTTACTATTCTACAAAAGCCGGTATCACTGTTGGCGTATCTGACATTGTTGTGTTAGCTGAAAAAGAAGAAATTCTTGAGGAAGCGCAGAAAAATGTGGATAACGTATCGAAACAGTTCCGTCGTGGTTTGATTACGGATGATGAGCGTTATGACAGAGTAATTGCAATATGGTCACAAGCAAAAGATACCATTCAACAAAAATTAATGGAATCATTAAGTGACAAAAACCCTATCTTTATGATGAGTGATTCAGGAGCAAGGGGTAACGCTTCAAACTACACACAGCTTGCTGGTATGCGGGGTCTAATGGCGAATCCGGCTGGGGAAATCATTGAATTACCGATTAAGTCAAGTTTCCGCGAAGGGCTAACTGTACTTGAATACTTTATTTCTACACACGGTGCTCGTAAAGGACTTGCTGATACTGCACTGAAAACAGCTGACTCTGGTTATCTAACAAGACGTCTCGTGGATGTGGCGCAAGATGTTATCGTCCGTGAAGCAGACTGTAAAACGGATCGCGGTTTAACCGTATCCGCATTAGCGGATGGAACAGAGCTAATTGAGCCGTTATACGATCGATTAGTAGGACGTACGCTTTTCCATTCGATCAAGCATCCTGAAACAGGCGACGTAATTGTTGAAAAGGAAGAAGTTATTTCTGAGGATCAGGCAAAACTTGTTGTTGATGCTGGTGTCGAAGACGTAACGATACGTTCTGCATTTACATGTAATACGAAACATGGCGTATGTAAAAAATGTTATGGAAGAAATCTCGCAACAGGTGATGAAGTCGAAGTTGGTGAAGCAGTAGGTATTATTGCTGCACAATCCATTGGTGAACCAGGTACACAGTTAACGATGCGTACGTTCCACACAGGTGGAGTTGCTGGTGATGACATTACGCAAGGTCTTCCGCGTATCCAAGAACTATTTGAGGCACGTAATCCAAAAGGGCAAGCGGTTATCAGTGAAGTTTACGGCACAATATTAGAAATGAAAGAAGTGAAGGACAAACAGGAAATAGTTGTTCAAAGCGATGTAGAGCAACGCTCCTATCCAGTTCCTTATAACGCTCGTATGAAAGTTTCTGTAGGCGATGAAGTAATTGCAGGAGAGCCTCTGACAGAAGGGTCGATTGATCCAAAAGATCTACTACGCATACAGGGTGTAGAAGGTGTTCAAGATTACCTATTACGTGAAGTACAACGGGTATACCGTATGCAGGGTGTTGAAATTGGCGACAAACACGTTGAAGTAATGGTTCGTCAAATGCTGCGTAAAATCCGTGTCGTGGAAGCTGGGGATACGACAGAACTTCCAGGTTCATTACTTGAACTGCATAAATTCAGAGATGCAAACCATACGGTTCTAAACGAAGGGCAACAGCCGGCAACCGGAAAACCCGTATTACTTGGCATAACGAAGGCATCACTAGAAACAGATTCCTTCTTATCTGCGGCATCATTCCAAGAAACTACGAGAGTTCTTACAGATGCAGCGATTAAAGGTAAGCGTGATGAATTATTAGGGCTCAAGGAAAATGTTATTATCGGTAAACTAGTACCAGCTGGTACAGGGATCAACCGATACCGTAATGTAAAAGCATCTACAGATGTTACGGAAGATACCACCGAATCAACGGAAGAATCAGAAACAGTACAATAGGACACCGTTATAAGTGTCGACTATCGTAATTGTTTCGAAATAATATGTAAACAAGTAATAAAAAGTCCGGAAGCACCGAAAAATTAGTGTTTTATATTGACATTGAAATATATGGGTGATAGAATACTCAAGGTGCTTCCGATTTATACTTGTCAGTAAAAAGTATATCTATTTCCTTCATGCACAGAAGTGGGCTTTGCAATTCTCACCTAAATGCTTGGGGAGTTAGTGATACGTTTTC
Proteins encoded:
- the rpoB gene encoding DNA-directed RNA polymerase subunit beta is translated as MTGQLVQYGRHRQRRSYARINEVLELPNLIEIQSASYQWFLEEGLKEMFKDISPIEDFTGNLSLEFVDYSLSDPKYPVGESKERDVTYNAPLRVKVRLINNETGEVKEQEVFMGDFPLMTDTGTFVINGAERVIVSQLVRSPSVYYNEKFDKNGKRGVAATVIPNRGAWLEFETDAKDVAFVRIDRTRKLPITVLLRALGFGTDQEIIDLLGESEYLKNTLEKDNTETTDKALLEIYERLRPGEPPTVENAKSLLVSRFFDPKRYDLANVGRYKMNKKLDIKDRLFNQILAETIVDQETGEVLAQKGDKLERKLLDKIIPYLENEEAKLGEKIVEPQEAIIEEQISVQSIKIVDPTDPSGEGELNVIGNANVNADTKNITPADIISSVSYFFNLLHRVGGTDDIDHLGNRRLRSVGELLQNQFRIGLSRMERVVRERMSIQDTSSITPQQLINIRPVIASIKEFFGSSQLSQFMDQTNPLAELTHKRRLSALGPGGLTRERAGFEVRDVHYSHYGRMCPIETPEGPNIGLINSLSSYAKVNKFGFIETPYRRVDPESGKVTAQIDYLTADEEDNYIVAQANAKLNEDGGFTDAEVIARFRGENTVVPRSQLDYMDVSPKQVVSSATACIPFLENDDSNRALMGANMQRQAVPLMNPESPIVGTGMEYVNGKDSGAAIICQNDGIVERVEAKEVQVRRISEVDGKEVQGDVDRYSLQKYIRSNQGTSYNQRPIVSQGDRVTKGEILADGPSMENGELALGRNVLVGFMTWEGYNYEDAIIFSERLVKDDDFTSIHIEEYEAESRDTKLGPEEITRDIPNVGEDALKDLDEEGIIRVGAEVTDGDILVGKVTPKGVTELSAEERLLHAIFGEKAREVRDTSLKVPNGSGGIVLDVKIFNREDGDELSPGVNKLVRVYIVQKRKISEGDKMAGRHGNKGVISKILPEEDMPFMPDGTPIDVMLNPLGVPSRMNIGQVFEMHLGMAARELGIHVATPVFDGANEQDVWDTLEEAGMPRDAKTILYDGRTGESLDNRVSVGVMYMIKLAHMVDDKLHARSTGPYSLVTQQPLGGKAQFGGQRFGEMEVWALEAYGAAYTLQEILTVKSDDVVGRVKTYESIVKGDNVSDPGIPESFKVLIKELQSLGMDVKMLSSDEEEIDMRELEEEETQAASKLNLEVGEN
- the rpoC gene encoding DNA-directed RNA polymerase subunit beta' encodes the protein MLDVNNFEYMKIGLASSEKIRSWSYGEVKKPETINYRTLKPEKDGLFCERIFGPQKDWECHCGKYKRVRYKGVVCDRCGVEVTKAKVRRERMGHLELAAPVSHIWYFKGIPSRMGLVLDMSPRALEEVIYFAAYIVTDSGDTPLEKKQLLSEKEYRTYYDKYGKSFKAGMGAEAIRRLLQDIDLEKEVEGLREELKTAQGQRRTRAIKRLEVIESFRHSGNDTSWMVLDVLPIIPPEIRPMVQLDGGRFATSDLNDLYRRVINRNNRLKRLLDLGAPSIIVQNEKRMLQEAVDALIDNGRRGRPVTGPGNRPLKSLSHMLKGKQGRFRQNLLGKRVDYSGRSVIVVGPNLKMYQCGLPREMALELFKPFVMRELVAKGIAHNIKSAKRKVERVHPDVWDVLEEVIKEHPVLLNRAPTLHRLGIQAFEPVLVEGRAIRLHPLVCTAYNADFDGDQMAVHVPLSAEAQAEARILMLAAQNILNPKDGKPVVTPSQDMVLGNYYLTLEREGAVGEGSVFNNVDEALLSYQNGYVHLHTRVAVHASGLKNNTLTEKQHNQLLLTTVGKLIFNEILPESFPYINEPTNSNLEIKTPENYFVDYGTNIKEEIKNRDLIGPFKKGILGDIIAEVFKRFKISETSKMLDRMKDLGFYYSTKAGITVGVSDIVVLAEKEEILEEAQKNVDNVSKQFRRGLITDDERYDRVIAIWSQAKDTIQQKLMESLSDKNPIFMMSDSGARGNASNYTQLAGMRGLMANPAGEIIELPIKSSFREGLTVLEYFISTHGARKGLADTALKTADSGYLTRRLVDVAQDVIVREADCKTDRGLTVSALADGTELIEPLYDRLVGRTLFHSIKHPETGDVIVEKEEVISEDQAKLVVDAGVEDVTIRSAFTCNTKHGVCKKCYGRNLATGDEVEVGEAVGIIAAQSIGEPGTQLTMRTFHTGGVAGDDITQGLPRIQELFEARNPKGQAVISEVYGTILEMKEVKDKQEIVVQSDVEQRSYPVPYNARMKVSVGDEVIAGEPLTEGSIDPKDLLRIQGVEGVQDYLLREVQRVYRMQGVEIGDKHVEVMVRQMLRKIRVVEAGDTTELPGSLLELHKFRDANHTVLNEGQQPATGKPVLLGITKASLETDSFLSAASFQETTRVLTDAAIKGKRDELLGLKENVIIGKLVPAGTGINRYRNVKASTDVTEDTTESTEESETVQ